Proteins from a genomic interval of Drosophila willistoni isolate 14030-0811.24 unplaced genomic scaffold, UCI_dwil_1.1 Seg563, whole genome shotgun sequence:
- the LOC6644959 gene encoding nardilysin, with product MCFNARFVLRRMSKLVQKWLNVQSRAEVSSFVDDSITYHEPPDKSEGDKKVYRALSLSTGLRAMLISDNSIEETNSYKKDSIQHQAFPSSTKRSDSSLEHFHGKLAACAVVVTVGSFSEPRQYQGLAHFLEHMVFMGSAKFPVENTFDAYVTKNGGYCNAYTECEETTFFFEVEEAHLDKSLEIFINLIKAPLLHPDSMARELSAIESEFEQTYLRDDIRRDQILASFAGDGYPHETFMWGNLQSLRQEFVEKTLHEALHDFWRKYYVSSRIIVCLQSKLSLNSLEEILLRHCLNIPNNDEINLSKNILNYDESFRDEFYREVFLVQPVEDVCKLELTWVLPPMKFQYRTKPDGFISHLIGYEGKGSLCAYLRRRLWCMSVTAGIGGSSFESNSIYSLFNICIYLTDDGFEHIDDVMCATFAWMKLLNESSDLKSSYKELQQITANNFRFQVELPFIDNVQNIAENIRYFPYKDVLTGSHLYFEYDEAALQLIKQHLSAFKFNIMISSHIPYKDFKYDKEERWFGTKFTTIPMPSKWFALWHEPGIIKDLIIPQPNPFITTDFTLHWQQAGRPPIPRRPKLLLRNDLCEMWFRQDDTFQLPDGYIKIYFITPLIQQSAKNYMLGVLFTYLVEFSIIEQLYPALLAGLTYSLYMGNKGLILNANGYNQKLPLIVEIIMNVLGSLELDPAQLISFKELKKRQLFNALISGTALNLDLRLSILEKQHFSLVQKYDAIDDITLDDIELFKNSFYKQMYIQALFQGNFADEERHRIMHNVIDSFNSQKIDASTSLDKRVLQLPLGSYFLRAKVLNDNDSNTIITNYYQIGPSSLRTECLMDLVEFIVEEPYFNQLRTVEQLGYSLGLYQRVGYGVIAYVMTINTQETKHKSEIVESRIEAFRASIPEIISQLSDEEFYELRETLISTKKLSDVNLDDEASRNWDEIVTMEYFFNHVEMQIQTLRGLTKQHVVNFLKEYEKTNFRKLSVQVVGKSKEPLRLPTQSSSEAVAERESTIVAHELRHGDLSGLLNEVQRNVSDDQLFEKMGNKIKIDLIGRHDDPTNIMNISSFKSKLPFYPWKPKMKSE from the coding sequence ATGTGTTTTAATGCACGATTTGTTCTGAGAAGAATGAGCAAACTGGTACAAAAGTGGCTCAATGTGCAGTCAAGAGCTGAAGTAAGTTCTTTTGTTGACGATTCAATAACATATCACGAGCCACCTGATAAATCTGAAGGAGATAAAAAAGTATATCGGGCACTAAGTTTGTCTACTGGTCTACGAGCAATGTTAATATCTGATAACAGCATAGAAGAAACCAATAGTTACAAAAAAGATTCCATACAGCATCAAGCTTTTCCATCAAGCACAAAAAGATCAGATAGTTCATTAGAACATTTTCATGGTAAGCTTGCAGCATGTGCGGTAGTAGTTACTGTTGGATCCTTTTCGGAGCCGCGACAATATCAAGGTTTGGCACATTTTTTGGAGCACATGGTATTTATGGGATCTGCAAAATTTCCAGTAGAAAATACTTTCGATGCATATGTAACCAAAAACGGAGGCTACTGTAATGCATACACAGAATGTGAAGAGACCACCTTCTTCTTTGAAGTTGAAGAGGCACATCTCGACAAAAGTTTGGAAATCTTTATTAATCTAATAAAGGCCCCTTTATTGCATCCGGATTCAATGGCTCGCGAGCTTTCAGCTATAGAATCAGAGTTTGAACAAACATACTTGAGAGATGATATACGACGTGATCAAATTTTAGCTAGTTTCGCCGGCGATGGATATCCTCACGAAACATTTATGTGGGGAAATCTGCAATCTTTAAGACAGGAATTTGTTGAAAAAACCTTACATGAAGCTCTTCATGAtttttggcgtaaatattACGTTTCAAGTCGTATAATTGTCTGCCTGCAATCAAAGTTATCTTTAAATAGTTTGGAGGAAATTCTTTTACGCCATTGTTTAAATATACCAAATAATGATGAAATTAATTTGTCCAAAAACATTCTCAATTATGATGAATCATTTCGTGACGAGTTCTATCGCGAGGTATTTCTAGTCCAGCCGGTTGAGGATGTATGTAAGCTCGAATTAACCTGGGTTCTTCCACCAATGAAATTTCAATACCGCACTAAACCAGACGGTTTTATATCACATCTTATAGGCTATGAAGGAAAGGGTAGCTTATGTGCCTATCTGCGCCGACGTTTGTGGTGCATGAGTGTTACGGCAGGAATTGGAGGCAGTAGTTTTGAATCAAATTCTATTTAttcattatttaatatttgcatatatttaACTGATGATGGCTTTGAACATATTGATGATGTTATGTGTGCAACATTCGCTTGgatgaaattattaaatgaatcTAGTGATTTAAAATCTAGCTATAAAGAACTTCAGCAAATTACGGCAAACAATTTTAGGTTTCAGGTTGAACTACCTTTTATAGATAATGTGCAGAACATAGCTGAGAATATTCGCTATTTCCCATATAAGGATGTGCTAACAGGATCACATTTGTATTTTGAGTATGATGAAGCAGCATTACAACTCATAAAACAACATCTAAGTGCATTCAAGTTTAACATAATGATATCGTCACACATACCATATAAAGATTTTAAGTACGACAAAGAAGAACGTTGGTTTGGCACAAAGTTTACTACAATCCCAATGCCATCCAAATGGTTCGCTCTATGGCATGAGCCTGGCATCATAAAAGACTTAATAATACCTCAGCCAAATCCTTTTATAACCACTGATTTTACTTTACATTGGCAACAGGCTGGCAGACCACCCATACCTCGACGTCCAAAGCTATTGCTAAGAAACGATCTTTGTGAAATGTGGTTTCGGCAGGATGACACTTTTCAACTACCTGATggatatataaaaatatattttataacaCCACTGATTCAACAATCTGCTAAAAATTATATGCTTGGTGTGCTATTTACGTATTTAGTGGAATTTAGCATAATCGAGCAACTATATCCAGCTCTATTGGCAGGCCTCACATATAGTTTGTACATGGGAAACAAAGGTTTAATACTAAATGCTAATGGCTACAACCAGAAACTTCCTTTAATAGTCGAAATCATAATGAATGTTCTGGGTAGTTTGGAACTTGATCCAGCTCAGTTAATTTCCTTTAAAGAACTTAAGAAAAGGCAATTATTTAATGCTCTAATAAGTGGTACAGCATTAAATCTAGATCTAAGGTTAAGCATATTGGAAAAGCAGCACTTCAGCCTGGTACAAAAATATGATGCTATTGATGACATTACCTTAGATGACATAGAACTTTTCAAAAACTCATTTTATAAACAGATGTACATTCAAGCTCTTTTTCAGGGTAATTTTGCAGATGAAGAGAGACATCGAATAATGCATAATGTCATTGATTCCTTTAACAGCCAAAAAATTGACGCTTCAACGTCTCTTGACAAACGTGTGCTTCAGCTACCCCTAGGCTCTTATTTCCTACGCGCTAAAGTGCTGAACGATAATGATTCTAATACAATTATCACTAATTATTATCAAATAGGACCCAGCAGTTTGAGGACTGAATGTTTAATGGATTTAGTGGAGTTCATTGTGGAAGAACCATACTTTAATCAACTACGCACAGTAGAGCAGTTGGGTTATAGTTTGGGTCTTTACCAAAGGGTTGGTTATGGTGTAATAGCTTATGTTATGACTATTAATACTCAAGAGACAAAGCATAAGTCAGAAATTGTTGAAAGCCGTATAGAAGCATTTCGAGCTAGTATTCCGGAAATTATTTCTCAGCTAAGCGATGAAGAATTTTACGAGTTACGTGAGACGCTTATTAGCACCAAGAAATTAAGTGATGTCAACTTAGACGATGAGGCATCTAGAAACTGGGATGAAATTGTTACCATGGAATATTTTTTCAACCATGTCGAAATGCAAATTCAAACACTTCGCGGGTTAACTAAGCAGCACGTAGTAAATTTCTTAAAAGAATAtgaaaaaactaattttagaAAACTTTCCGTACAGGTGGTGGGAAAAAGCAAGGAACCATTACGGCTACCAACGCAATCTAGTTCGGAAGCAGTTGCTGAAAGAGAAAGTACAATAGTCGCACATGAGCTGCGTCATGGTGATCTTTCTGGACTACTGAATGAAGTTCAACGAAATGTATCAGACGACCAATTATTTGAAAAGATGGGTAATAAGATTAAAATCGACTTGATTGGACGACATGATGATCCTACAAATATTATGAATATTTCCTCTTTTAAAAGTAAACTTCCCTTCTACCCCTGGAAGCCCAAAATGAAATCTGAATAG